A stretch of DNA from Acidobacteriota bacterium:
GGGGTTGGTTTTTTATTTTTAAAATAAAGTGGGATATCTACTTCTTTTTCACTAACCCGGTTTTTTATTTAACTTTTAAACCCCCGACCCCGCTCGCCCGATCTAGCCCGGAACCTGCATTCGACCCTCGGAGCCGCCAGCCTGGTGGCTCCGTTTTTTATGTTCATCGATTACGCCACGATTCACGTCGAAGGAGGGGCCGGAGGCCGCGGCTGCGTTGCGTTCCGGCGCGAGAAATACGTCCCCCGTGGGGGCCCCAGCGGCGGCGACGGCGGGGGCGGCGGATCAGTCTGGGTCGAGGCCACCGAATCGATGAACACCCTCCAGCACCTCCGCTACAAACGGGAGTACAAGGCCGACCGCGGACAGCACGGCGAAGGATCGAACCGCTCCGGGCGCACCGGATCGGACACCGTCATCAGTCTCCCCGTCGGATCGGTGGTCACCGACAAGGTGACGGGTGAGATCATCGCCGATCTCGTCGAGCCCGGCCAGCGGGTTCGCGTCGCCAGCGGAGGCCGCGGAGGCCTCGGAAATCAGAACTTCGCCAGCGCGACCAATCAGGCGCCGAGATACGCTCAGCCCGGCGAAGCAGGGGAGACTCGCGATCTGATCGTCGAGCTGAAGCTGATCGCCGACATCGGACTCGTCGGCTTGCCGAACGCGGGAAAATCGACACTGATCTCGGTCAT
This window harbors:
- the obgE gene encoding GTPase ObgE, with translation MFIDYATIHVEGGAGGRGCVAFRREKYVPRGGPSGGDGGGGGSVWVEATESMNTLQHLRYKREYKADRGQHGEGSNRSGRTGSDTVISLPVGSVVTDKVTGEIIADLVEPGQRVRVASGGRGGLGNQNFASATNQAPRYAQPGEAGETRDLIVELKLIADIGLVGLPNAGKSTLISVISAARPKIADYPFTTLEPVLGVVPWGDLESFVVADIPGLIEGAHEGHGLGDRFLRHVERCRMLVHMVDLSSEDPARDAAVITAEIRAYSDELARKPRIVCGTKLDAASEGSSEKLRKWAEDGGFDYREISAVTGAGVDQFVYLLGGLVKSEEKAVSR